The following proteins are co-located in the Hemicordylus capensis ecotype Gifberg chromosome 11, rHemCap1.1.pri, whole genome shotgun sequence genome:
- the LOC128335435 gene encoding potassium voltage-gated channel subfamily C member 1-like — translation MEPPQEKITLNVGGIRYRTYLSTLRAFPETKLGRLTEPQASTEFDYNPSTREFFFDRSPKLFGEVLNYYRTKHLHCPADVCQSVFQEELAFWGIGAMQLAPCCWSLNAREDQPEGYSIPDVHEGGDSQGFFSQLEGRCPHWWMRWQPNIWALFEKPYSSVGAMCVTVTSLLFCVGLLLLLCVESKAYVKVSMANDNHSIDAGVHTHNTYSLTSSYQQTPYFLHLELFCILWFMFEFSVRFLFCPDKKKFLKNPLNVADFVSLFPVFIELFSSRHIHGVPTLICWLGFLRTCYILKLLKTFKLIETPLMLRVLPYTLKSMLREIFLLLLVFAVEVLVFGAACYFAEQSDGSPDIYMFDILSSFWWAVITLTTVGYGDHYPMTPFSKVIGACTAVCGVLTIIIPVPIFFIRFKGYYRAAAMKEKRKEREKATRSS, via the exons ATGGAGCCCCCCCAAGAAAAGATCACCTTGAACGTCGGAGGCATCCGATACAGAACGTACCTCAGCACCCTCCGCGCCttcccagagaccaagctgggcCGCCTCACAGAGCCTCAAGCCTCCACTGAGTTCGACTACAACCCCAGCACCAGAGAGTTCTTCTTCGACAGGAGCCCCAAGCTCTTCGGGGAGGTGCTCAACTATTACAGGACCAAGCACCTCCACTGCCCTGCAGACGTCTGCCAGTCTGTCTTCCAGGAAGAGCTGGCTTTCTGGGGGATCGGGGCCATGCAGCTTGCCCCCTGTTGCTGGAGCCTAAATGCAAGAGAAGACCAGCCGGAGGGATACAGCATACCGGATGTTCATGAAGGAGGAGACAGCCAGGGCTTCTTCAGCCAGCTGGAAGGAAGGTGCCCCCACTGGTGGATGCGGTGGCAGCCAAATATCTGGGCTCTCTTTGAAAAGCCCTACTCCTCCGTAGGTGCCATG TGTGTGACCGTCACCTCCCTGCTGTTCTGcgtgggcctcctcctcctcctatgtgTGGAATCCAAGGCTTATGTCAAGGTTAGCATGGCTAATGACAACCACAGCATCGACGCCGGCGTACATACACACAACACCTATTCCCTGACGTCTTCATACCAGCAGACCCCTTACTTCCTCCATCTGGAGCTTTTCTGCATCCTCTGGTTCATGTTTGAATTTTCCGTGCGGTTTCTATTCTGCCCAGACAAAAAGAAATTCCTGAAGAACCCTCTGAATGTGGCCGACTTTGTCTCCTTGTTTCCGGTTTTCATCGagctcttctccagcaggcaCATCCACGGGGTCCCCACGCTCATCTGCTGGCTGGGCTTCTTGCGTACCTGCTACATCCTCAAACTCCTGAAGACATTCAAGCTCATCGAGACCCCTCTGATGCTGAGGGTCCTGCCCTACACGCTCAAGTCCATGCTGAGAGAgatcttcctcctgctgctggttTTTGCTGTGGAAGTCCTTGTATTTGGTGCTGCCTGCTATTTTGCAGAGCAATCAGATGGCAGCCCTGATATATACATGTTTGACATTCTCTCTTCCTTCTGGTGGGCAGTGATCACCTTGACCACGGTCGGCTATGGAGACCACTACCCCATGACCCCGTTCAGCAAGGTGATCGGGGCCTGCACAGCAGTGTGCGGAGTGCTAACCATCATCATCCCCGTCCCGATCTTCTTTATCAGGTTCAAGGGCTATTACAGAGCTGCTGCCatgaaggagaagaggaaggagagggagaaagcaaCACGGTCATCCTGA